From Bacteroidota bacterium:
CATTATAAAAATTTATGAAGCACAACGCAAAATAGCCAACGTGTTTTTAACCGATGCTAAACGATTATATGCAGATGGAAAAACAAAAGAAGCAGGTCTTGCATTGTTGAGGGCATATCGTGCATTGCCAAAAAATACTGCACTCATTAAATTTTTAAGTGAGCAAGGTGCCCGACAATTATTGTTGGATACTGAAGGTGTATATATGGCAGAGAATAATAAGCGCATGCCTGAAATTGATAAGGATTTATTTTTTGTAATTGACGAACGACATAACAGTGTTGACTTAACAGACAAAGGCATAGAACTAATTACAGAATCGGGAGAAGATCCACACTTCTTTATTATTCCGGATGTGGGTGCAATGGTTGCGGATATCGAACGCAGTGAAAAAACGAAAGAAGAAAAAGTTGCAGAAAAAGATGTGTTGATGCAAGACTTCTCAATTAAAAGTGAGCGCATACATTCATTACAACAATTATTAAAAGCATATACTTTATTTGAAAAAGATGTGGAGTATGTGGTGATGGATGGTAAGGTAAAAATTGTGGATGAACAAACAGGTCGTATTCTGGAAGGCCGTCGTTATTCCGATGGATTGCATCAGGCAATTGAATCAAAAGAAAATGTGAAAGTAGAAGCAGCAACACAAACGTATGCAACTATCACTTTGCAAAATTATTTCCGCATGTATCACAAGCTTGCGGGTATGACAGGAACAGCAGAAACAGAAGCTGGTGAGTTGTGGGAGATTTATAAATTAGATGTAACTGTAATTCCAACAAATAGAGCTATAACAAGAAAAGATTTAGAAGATTACGTTTACAAAACTCGTAAGGAAAAATTCAATGCAGTAATCGCTCGTATTGATGAATTAGTGAAAGCAGGTCGTCCGGTTTTAGTGGGAACAACATCGGTGGAAATTTCAGAATTGCTAAGTCGTATGTTGCAGATGAAAGGTGTAAAACATAATGTGCTGAATGCAAAACAACATCAACGTGAAGCAGAGATTGTTGCAGAAGCAGGTAAAACAAGTAGTGTTACAATTGCAACAAATATGGCCGGTCGTGGTACGGATATTAAATTGGGTGAAGGTGTGAAAGAGGCAGGTGGATTGGCAATTATAGGAACAGAGCGACATGATTCACGTCGTGTGGACAGACAGTTGCGAGGTCGTGCCGGTCGTCAGGGTGATCCGGGTTCTTCTGAATTTTATGTATCGCTTGAAGATAATCTGATGCGCTTGTTTGGCTCTGATCGTATTTCAAAAATTATGGATACGATGGGTTATAAAGAAGGTGAAGTAATTCAACACGGCATGATTACAAAATCTATAGAACGTGCGCAGAAAAAAGTAGAAGAAAATAATTTTGGTGTGCGTAAACGTTTGTTGGAATATGATGATGTAATGAATAGTCAGCGTGAATTAATTTATCGCAAACGCAACCATGCTTTACAAGGTGAGAGATTGGCAGTGGATATTAATAATACACTGATGGATTTATGTGAGGAAGTGGTGGCTGCTTATTATCCCGATAAAGATTATGAAGGATTTACTTTGGATGTTATTCGCTACTTCAGCACTGAGCCGGAAATTAGTGCAAAGGATTTTGCAAATGATAAGCAAAATGTGGTTGCAGAAAAATTGTATCAAAGTATAAAAGCATTTTATAAACGCAAACAAAAAGCACAGATAGATAAAGTATTTCCGCTGATAAAAGATTTATATCAAACTCGTGGAGAAACTTTAGATAATGTAATTGTTCCTTATACAGATTCTCGCAAGGGAGTGAATGTTACTGTGAATTTGAAAAAAGCGTATGAGACTGAAGGTTGGGAATTAGCAAAAGCAATTGAACGCAGTATCACATTAATTATAATTGATGAACATTGGAAAGAACATTTGCGCAGTATGGATGATTTGAAACAAGCAGTGCAAGGGGCAGTGTATGAACAAAAAGATCCATTGTTGATTTATAAGTTTGAAGCATTTGAAATGTTTAAGAAAATGTTAAGTGAAGTAAATCATGAAATAGCCAATTTTATTTTCAAAGGAAATATTCCAATCCGTTCTTCAGAAGAAGTGAAACAAGCACAAGCACAACGCACTAACTTAAGTCACATGAAAGAGAGCCGTGAAGATGCAGTAAGTCGTGGACCGGGAGCAGTACGGACAAGTGGTGGTGAACAACAAAAACCGTTGGAACCTGTGCGAGTTGAAAAGAAAGTGGGTCGCAACGATGCATGCCCATGTGGAAGTGGTAAAAAATATAAAAACTGTCACGGAAAAGATGAATAGTACTGACGAAATATTTTTACTGCGCAATGCAATAGAACATACATTGTTGAAGCCGGATATTGTAATTGATCAAATTGAAAAGTTGTGTAAAGAAGCTGCGGAATTTGGTTTTGGGGCAGTATGTATTCCTCCTTATTTTTTAGATGATACAAAAGAATTGTTGGGCGAAACAAAAATTCAGATTGCAACCGTTATCGGATTTCCATTTGGATATAATTCTATCATGTCGAAATTTGAAGAGGCCGAAGATGCATTATCCAGAGGAGCAGATCATTTAGATATTGTATTAAATATTGCAGCAATAAAAAATGCAGATTATGATACGGTGAACAATGAAATGGAAATGTTTACCAAGTTAGTACATAGCGAAAACAAGATTATAAAATGCATTGCCGAAACGGGATTGCTGAATGAAATAGAAATTGATTTAGTTTGTAAACTCGCCAATGATTATGGTATTGATTATCTCAAAACATCAACAGGAATAAATGCCCCCGGAGCTGATTTAGAAACAGTGCGAATGATGCGGAAGGTATTGGATAAAAAAATAAAAATAAAAGCATCCGGTGGCATACGCACAAAAGAACAAGCAATCGCATTTTTAGCTTCCGGTGCAGATAGAATAGGCACAAGTAATGGTGTGGCGATAATGCAAGAAATTTGATTTGCTGTATTTAAAACTAGCCGTAAAGAACGCTAAGAGAAAAAAACGCAAAGTGCGCAAAGCAATTTAAAAAAGAATTGGCGGGACATCAACCTTGGAGAGAACCTTCCATCGGCTAATTGGCTAATCAGCTAATCAACTCATCAGCTAATTATCATTCGCACATTTTCACATTAAATCAATTCGTCTTTCAAATAAAATCCGGTATAACTTTCTTTGATAGTTGCAAGTTCTTCGGGTGTGCCTTCGGCAATTATATATCCGCCACCATTGCCACCTTCGGGACCAAGATCAATGATATGATCGGCAAGTTTTATTACATCCAGATTATGTTCTATAATTAAAACCGTATTGCCTTTATCCACCAAACTATTTACAACTTCCATCAACACTCGTATATCTTCAAAATGCAAACCCGTTGTTGGTTCATCTAAAATATATACGGTATTGCCTGTATCCTTTCTGCTTAATTCTTCTGCAAGTTTTACCCGCTGTGCTTCTCCACCTGAAAGTGTTGTGGAAGATTGTCCGAGATGAATATATCCCAATCCAACATCCTGCAATGTTTTTACTTTACGATAAATTTTCGGATGATTTTCAAAAAATTCTACTGACTGATCAACAGTTAAATTGAGAACGTCGGCAATATTTTTTCCTTTGAAATAAATCTCCAACGTCTCACGATTATATCTTTTACCTCTGCACTTTTCACACTCCACATTTACATCCGGCAGAAAATTCATTTCAATAGTTTTCATACCATTCCCATCACACACATCACATCTTCCTGCCTTCACATTAAATGAAAATCTACCTGCTGCATAACCACGAATTTTTGCCTCCGGAACTAATGCAAATAAATTTCTTATTTCGGTAAACACATCAATATATGTTACAGGATTGGAACGTGGTGTACGACCAATTGGGGCCTGATCTATTTCAATCACTTTATCTACATGTTGCAATCCTGAAATGCGAGTATAACGCAATGGTTTTTTATTCGATTTATAAAAATGATTTTGCATAATAGGAAACAACGTACTATTTATCACACTGGATTTTCCACTACCCGAAACTCCTG
This genomic window contains:
- the secA gene encoding preprotein translocase subunit SecA; the protein is MNFLSKSISKLFGGNKHEKDIKLIEPLVGEINAFYEKLQPLTNDQLRNKTNEFKATIAAFLKPIDDKVESMRSQADAMDMDSAEEKDDLYKQVDELIKERDKELEKVLLQILPEAFAVVKETAHRFSENKELVSNATQLDRDLTIHKDFIRIEGDKAIYSNTWDAAGGTIVWNMVHYDVQLIGGVVLHQGKIAEMATGEGKTLVATLPAYLNALPGLGVHIVTVNNYLALRDSEWNAPLFNFLGITIDCIDKHQPNSEERRKAYLNDITYGTNNEFGFDYLRDNMVRTSIEKVQRKHHYAMVDEVDSVLVDDARTPLIISGPVPKGDIQEFGNLKPRIIKIYEAQRKIANVFLTDAKRLYADGKTKEAGLALLRAYRALPKNTALIKFLSEQGARQLLLDTEGVYMAENNKRMPEIDKDLFFVIDERHNSVDLTDKGIELITESGEDPHFFIIPDVGAMVADIERSEKTKEEKVAEKDVLMQDFSIKSERIHSLQQLLKAYTLFEKDVEYVVMDGKVKIVDEQTGRILEGRRYSDGLHQAIESKENVKVEAATQTYATITLQNYFRMYHKLAGMTGTAETEAGELWEIYKLDVTVIPTNRAITRKDLEDYVYKTRKEKFNAVIARIDELVKAGRPVLVGTTSVEISELLSRMLQMKGVKHNVLNAKQHQREAEIVAEAGKTSSVTIATNMAGRGTDIKLGEGVKEAGGLAIIGTERHDSRRVDRQLRGRAGRQGDPGSSEFYVSLEDNLMRLFGSDRISKIMDTMGYKEGEVIQHGMITKSIERAQKKVEENNFGVRKRLLEYDDVMNSQRELIYRKRNHALQGERLAVDINNTLMDLCEEVVAAYYPDKDYEGFTLDVIRYFSTEPEISAKDFANDKQNVVAEKLYQSIKAFYKRKQKAQIDKVFPLIKDLYQTRGETLDNVIVPYTDSRKGVNVTVNLKKAYETEGWELAKAIERSITLIIIDEHWKEHLRSMDDLKQAVQGAVYEQKDPLLIYKFEAFEMFKKMLSEVNHEIANFIFKGNIPIRSSEEVKQAQAQRTNLSHMKESREDAVSRGPGAVRTSGGEQQKPLEPVRVEKKVGRNDACPCGSGKKYKNCHGKDE
- the deoC gene encoding deoxyribose-phosphate aldolase, whose protein sequence is MNSTDEIFLLRNAIEHTLLKPDIVIDQIEKLCKEAAEFGFGAVCIPPYFLDDTKELLGETKIQIATVIGFPFGYNSIMSKFEEAEDALSRGADHLDIVLNIAAIKNADYDTVNNEMEMFTKLVHSENKIIKCIAETGLLNEIEIDLVCKLANDYGIDYLKTSTGINAPGADLETVRMMRKVLDKKIKIKASGGIRTKEQAIAFLASGADRIGTSNGVAIMQEI